The Metabacillus schmidteae genome has a segment encoding these proteins:
- the comGB gene encoding competence type IV pilus assembly protein ComGB codes for MKIKKWTLYDQTMILKRLSSLLDKGYTLNEALNFIYLNEHGSKRMDLLQCLNQLSSGNSLRKALSQLHFHRDVISYLYFAEQHGDLEFSLRECSEILQKKITQFDKLTKLLRYPLFLLISVGIILTIVHFIISPQFEQLYQSMNIETSFFSVFLIVVFSALKWLSLLAVAFSIGLVSYYFFVFRKKSVEERMMLLVKIPLIRRLFMILHSYFFSLQLSNLLKGGMSTLESLKVFQNQDLLPFFKVEGNHLISRLSEGEQLHTIIEERGFYEKELSLVILHGQANGQLSRELYTYSQLIIEKLEQSIIKIMTMIQPVIYAFVGIIVLFVYLSMLMPMYKMMENF; via the coding sequence ATGAAGATTAAAAAATGGACATTATATGATCAAACGATGATATTAAAAAGATTAAGTAGTCTATTAGACAAAGGTTATACATTAAATGAAGCGCTGAACTTTATCTATTTAAATGAACATGGATCTAAAAGAATGGATCTACTTCAATGTCTAAACCAACTTTCATCTGGTAATTCTCTTCGAAAGGCCCTTAGTCAGCTCCACTTTCACCGCGATGTGATCAGCTATCTTTATTTTGCCGAGCAACATGGTGATTTAGAATTTTCTTTACGGGAATGTAGCGAGATATTACAAAAAAAAATCACCCAGTTCGATAAGCTGACAAAGCTATTACGCTATCCACTTTTCCTCTTGATTTCTGTCGGTATTATCTTGACGATCGTTCACTTTATCATAAGCCCTCAGTTTGAACAGCTTTATCAATCAATGAATATTGAAACAAGCTTCTTCTCCGTCTTTCTTATTGTTGTTTTTTCTGCCCTTAAATGGTTAAGCCTTTTGGCAGTAGCATTTTCGATAGGTTTGGTCAGCTATTACTTTTTCGTTTTTCGGAAAAAGTCGGTAGAAGAGCGCATGATGTTACTGGTGAAGATCCCTCTCATTAGAAGGCTCTTTATGATTCTTCATAGTTATTTTTTTTCTTTACAGCTAAGTAATTTATTAAAAGGGGGTATGTCAACTTTAGAAAGCTTAAAAGTATTTCAGAATCAGGATTTGTTACCTTTTTTTAAAGTAGAGGGAAATCACTTAATAAGCAGATTAAGTGAGGGAGAACAATTGCACACAATTATTGAGGAACGTGGTTTTTATGAAAAAGAACTTTCATTAGTTATTTTACACGGACAAGCAAATGGACAACTTTCAAGAGAGCTCTATACATATAGCCAACTCATTATAGAAAAGCTGGAGCAATCGATCATTAAAATAATGACCATGATACAACCAGTTATTTATGCTTTTGTTGGTATTATTGTCTTGTTCGTCTATTTATCGATGCTGATGCCAATGTATAAAATGATGGAAAATTTCTAG
- the comGA gene encoding competence type IV pilus ATPase ComGA: MPSIEQISERIIEEACALRASDIHIIPREHETLIQFRVDDDLIEKHSMKKEICGRMISHLKFLASMDIGERRRPQNGSLSLATTNINVHLRLSTLPTIHEESLVIRILPQEKIPPITHLSLFPATTKKLLSILNHSHGLMIFTGPTGSGKTTTLYSLIHYAKRHFNRNIITLEDPVETKSEEVLQVQVNEKAGITYAAGLKAILRHDPDIIMVGEIRDRETAQIAIRASLTGHLVLSTMHTRDAKGAIYRLLEFDVSLSEIEQTLIAVSAQRLVQLTCPFCEGNCSPFCKKLRQKRRLSIYELLYGRNLSAVIKEAQGEVSQYQYQTLKDVIKKGIALGYLYPNSYDRWVFHHED; encoded by the coding sequence TTGCCATCCATTGAACAAATTAGTGAGCGAATAATAGAGGAAGCCTGTGCGTTACGTGCATCAGATATACACATAATACCAAGGGAACACGAAACACTTATTCAGTTTCGCGTTGACGATGATTTAATTGAAAAGCATTCTATGAAAAAGGAAATTTGCGGGCGCATGATATCACATTTAAAATTCCTTGCGTCGATGGATATTGGGGAAAGAAGAAGGCCGCAAAATGGGTCTTTATCTCTTGCAACAACCAATATTAATGTTCACTTAAGACTCTCAACATTACCAACTATACACGAAGAAAGCCTTGTTATCCGAATTTTACCTCAAGAAAAAATACCACCGATTACTCACTTATCACTGTTTCCTGCTACAACTAAAAAACTGTTGTCCATATTAAATCATTCCCATGGATTGATGATTTTCACAGGTCCAACTGGATCAGGTAAAACGACAACATTATATTCACTCATCCACTACGCCAAGCGCCATTTTAATCGAAATATTATCACACTCGAAGATCCCGTTGAAACCAAAAGTGAGGAAGTGTTGCAAGTCCAAGTTAACGAAAAAGCCGGAATCACTTATGCTGCAGGATTAAAAGCAATATTAAGGCATGACCCCGATATCATTATGGTTGGAGAAATAAGAGACAGAGAAACAGCTCAGATTGCAATAAGGGCGAGCTTAACGGGACATTTGGTACTCTCGACCATGCACACGAGAGATGCAAAAGGAGCCATATACCGGTTATTAGAATTTGATGTTAGTCTATCTGAGATAGAACAAACATTAATAGCGGTCTCAGCTCAAAGACTTGTTCAATTAACATGTCCATTTTGTGAAGGAAATTGTTCACCATTTTGTAAAAAGCTTAGACAAAAAAGACGATTAAGTATTTATGAGTTACTTTATGGAAGAAATCTTTCAGCTGTTATAAAGGAGGCACAGGGAGAAGTAAGCCAATACCAGTATCAAACACTTAAAGATGTGATTAAGAAGGGAATTGCACTAGGGTACTTATATCCAAATTCGTATGATCGCTGGGTATTTCATCATGAAGATTAA